In the Oncorhynchus nerka isolate Pitt River linkage group LG2, Oner_Uvic_2.0, whole genome shotgun sequence genome, one interval contains:
- the LOC115145804 gene encoding mRNA turnover protein 4 homolog has protein sequence MPKSKRDKKVSLTKTAKKGLETKQNLIEELRKCVDIYKHLFIFSVANMRNNKLKDIRTAWKHSRFFFGKNKVMMIAIGKGPTSEYKDNLHKVSRFLRGEVGVLFTNKTKEEVQEHFSQFKEMDFARAGNKAGMAVTLDEGPLEQFPHSMEPQLRQLGLPTALKKGVVTLLKDHDVCKEGDTLTPEQARILKLFGIEMAEFRVQIKCMWNSETSDFEKLAEEEEEEAMQDNDTEEEEGGGK, from the exons ATGCCGAAGTCAAAGAGAGACAAGAAAG TTTCACTAACAAAAACAGCCAAGAAGGGTCTGGAAACTAAACAGAACTTAATAGAAGAG TTGCGGAAATGTGTGGACATTTACAAGCATCTGTTCATCTTCTCTGTGGCAAACATGAGGAACAACAAACTGAAAGACATCAGGACAGCCTGGAAACACAGTCG ATTCTTTTTTGGCAAAAACAAGGTCATGATGATCGCTATAGGTAAAGGACCAACAAGCGAGTACAAAGACAATTTGCACAAG GTCAGCCGGTTTCTGAGGGGAGAAGTGGGTGTGTTATTCACAAATAAAACCAAGGAAGAGGTACAAGA GCATTTCAGCCAGTTCAAAGAGATGGATTTTGCACGAGCGGGAAACAAGGCAGGGATGGCCGTAACACTTGATGAAGGACCCCTGGAACAGTTCCCTCACTCCATGGAGCCACAGCTGAGACAGTTGGGACTCCCCACAGCACTCAAGAAAG GAGTGGTGACACTACTGAAAGACCATGACGTGTGCAAAGAGGGAGACACACTAACCCCTGAACAGGCCCGTATTCTG AAACTCTTTGGGATTGAGATGGCAGAATTCAGAGTGCAGATCAAGTGCATGTGGAACTCTGAAACGAGCGACTTTGAGAAGCTGgctgaggaagaagaggaagaggccATGCAGGATAATGAcacagaggaggaagaagggggtGGGAAATGA